The window GCCTTTTGCAGGGTTTCGATCGCGGGCCGGATTGCACTGCCTCTCCGGTCTGCGATGAGTGAGCTTTGAAACCCGGAAAAAGGTAACCGCTTCAAGGCAGGATATAACGGGTTCACCGGATATTTACGGTTGCAGTAAACGGGCGTTGTAATCCCGTAAACGGTTACAATAGATTTTATTTATTAGTTGCAGGGGGTCTGCCGGCAATTTGCGCCCGCACCACCTTTATCTTTACCTTGTCTGCCACTTCCAGGGTAACCACGTTATCTGTAAGGCCTGTTATCTTGCCTATCAACCCGCCTGTGGTCATCACTTCATCCCCACGATTCAGGGAAGCCAGGAAGTTTCTGTGATCCTTTGCCCTTTTCTGCTGCGGTCTGAT of the Deltaproteobacteria bacterium genome contains:
- the yajC gene encoding preprotein translocase subunit YajC, giving the protein MMISSVAYAMAPPSGSEGGNPIMAFLPLIIIFAIFYFLLIRPQQKRAKDHRNFLASLNRGDEVMTTGGLIGKITGLTDNVVTLEVADKVKIKVVRAQIAGRPPATNK